aaaaacaaatggagtgatAGACCAATGATATTGTAGTGATTGGCAAGTGGCGGGTGCCAAAATCAAGTTGTGGTACCCATCTACCTGACGAAGACTGGTAAAAACTCGAAACCTTTTCTGCGCTGTTTAGACCCGATCAGCCGCCATTCATCTGCCCCTCTCCTCAACATGCCATGCTCCACCACGAGTAAATCGTGACGACATCGCTTATGTCTTTACTTACTTATTTGTTATATTTTGACTCCCCAGTTAGTCCCTCGCCTTCAATCAAATCAATATTCCACCTTCGGAATATTCTTCTCTTCTAAACCTACTAATTCGTTACAAAACaatttctctccctttttaatcCTTAAACAAGTTTAAGTTCACTAATACCGGACGAAAACAAGGATGCAAGAGCATAATCGTCGTGATCATTGCCAAAATGTTCTTACTTAACTCTCTTATCTCTTTTCAATTGGCGAATTGTAAAGTTTTATTGAGTCTGAATTGGAGGAAAgtaatttgaattaaaaaattacctcaaaaaaaaaaatagcacaATTGAAGCCGGAATTGACGTATGCTATAGCACATGATCCGTGCTGCATTAATCATAACAAAAATGAAGCGATGATAGACTAATAATTTGGTTAGCTATGTTAATGGCAGGTTAACCGGTCATTGGGAATGAGGCTAAACCGTCACAATCGAACCGGTGTGGGCTATGGTTAAATGAGAACGATCCCAGTGATTTCTTTCCCTTTGCCCATCTCAACCACGTTTCTCAAATTTCAGCAGAGCTGGGGCCGGCGGTACGCTGCTTCTGCTTATTTTGTGGAGAGAAATATCCTCGACTATCACGTGCATTTTATATATAATCCATCAACTAACGAGTcttgcaagaaaaataaaagagctCATGCGTCAccaaatatgtcaaaattaATTCAACCACCACTTCAACTGTGTTGTACTAGTGGGATATTCCTTCCTATATATACGAGTCCCCTGTTTAAGGCTGCTTGTTGCATCCTCTTCACTTCTCTGTTTTCCCTCCTACTTCCGCATCCCAAACTACAAACGCAAATTCTAACGACTAAGCTAAAACTTTTCAGCTTGAATTCAACCTCGCATCTGACGCTCCAAAATGGAGTGGGTTCGCGGAGATATTCTTGGTCATGGGAGCTTTGGTACTGTGAGTTTAGCAAAACCCGGAAGCAGCCGGAGCAGCTGTCATAACATTCCCGAACTGATGGCCGTGAAGTCCTGCGGAGTTTCATCCTCTGCTTCATTGCTGAACGAGAAGGAAGTTCTCGACGGATTCAAGGATTGCCCTGAGATAATCCAGTGCTATGGGGATGGTCACAGTTTTGAAAATGGCGAAAAATTGTATAATGTGTTCTTGGAGTATGCTTCTGGAGGGACTCTAGCAGATAAGCTTAACAATTCATGTGATCATCGGTTGCCGGAAGATGAAGTCCGGCGATATACAAGGGGTATACTAAGAGGGCTAAGACGTGTTCACGAGAATGGTTTTGTTCATTGCGATATTAAGCTTCAAAATATTCTTTTAGGCCAAGACGGGGCAGTAAAGATTGGTGATTTTGGGCTAGCGAAGAAAGATGCAGCGGAAAAGGTGGGGTGTGAATTGAGGGGTACACCTCTGTATATGTCGCCGGAGATGGTAGCGGGAGGTGATCAGTCGTCGCCGGCGGACATATGGGCACTTGGCTGTTTGGTGGCAGAGATGTTTACCGGAGTTCCGGCTTGGAGGTGCTCAGACGTTGCGGCGCTATTGATGAGAATTGGGGTTGGTGATGAGGTGCCTGAGATTCCCGGGAAATTATCGGAGGAGGGAAAAGATTTTGTTGGAAAGTGCTTCGTGAAGGACCCGAAGGAGAGATGGACGGCTGAGATGCTTTTGGATCATCCGTTTGTATGTGATCATGATGATCCGGGTACTGTTACATTCAAAGAAGTTCCTTCAACCTCTCCTAGAAGCGCGTTCGATTTCCCCGATTGGGTGTCGCAACAGTCGTCGCTCACATTCTCAATTACCTCCTTATCCGCGCCGGAATCTCAGTCTTGGGTCGACGGCCCAGAGTTGAATACATTTGACGGGTCATGGTCCAATTCGCCGGCGAAGCGGCTCCAGGGACTAGTTAATGACCACCAACTTGAGTGGTTCGGTTCTGATGATTGGACCGTCAGGTGATGCAAATATTCTGACCGAAGCCAGATTCAGAGTcctgaagatttttttttttttttggagctcttttttttgggtaaatcttATTTTTGGCCATTTCTAACTTTCTTGGGTTAGTTTTTTTCCAGTTATCTTGATGTACATAAAATTGGTAGAAAGGTTCATGTACAGCAGGCAAGTTGCCTGGAGCCATGACCTCATTTAACGGTTGTGATTGGAGAGTCAGTCGTCTGAGTGTACAGTGATTAAAACTCGAAATCATTTAtaaaatttctttatttatttgaatcAATATTCTTGCGGCTACAAACTTCTCTTTTCTTGTTGCGGCTACAAACGTCTGAGTTGCAGTTGTGTCTGGACTCTGGATTTATTGGGCTAAAGTGATTGATATTTTGCCCAGAATCTGCGTAGCTTCGCAATCACTCTGCCTCCCTCTCTCGCAAGTTGCAACTTTTATTAATCCTGGCCACTAGCCAGACGCAGACCCCAACAAATGATATGCTCTTACATAATGGCTCGTGCTAGGTTAAAATAGTTACTTCTTGCTATTAATTGCATCGGCAAATTGAGATGTCTTTTGTTCTTCCCCCGTTGATGGTGGGAAACACTACTAGGTTGGTTCCTAAACTTCATCAAACCAACCTTTTTTTGGTCAAGCACTCCATCAGACTAACAGCACTAAAAAGTTTGGTGCCAGCAAAAATGGCTTCCGCTTACATCCACAAGGGCAGTGTGTTGCGTGTTATTCTACACTGTATGATTGGGGTTAAAGATATTCGCATCAATTGCTGATAGGAATAGTTGAAATTACAAGCTTAATCACTTGGAGTTGTAGGTGAATGTATTATTGGAGCCCACCGCGTGTCAAGGTTCAACTACTAAATCATGCAGGGTAGGACATCAAAAAACAACAGGGGAAAAgtgatgatatatatatatatataggactGTCAATGGAGTCGAGGATCGATCTAATCTTAATTTCAACCCAATCGACACTACAATTAATTAACCGGTTGAGCTAGCGTCGTATATGGATTTGACTGGGTATGAGCTCAAAAATAGGGTCAATATTAAAATGGGTTGAACGTGAACAACACTAAATTTAACCATCTTTCAATATgtttaatagaaaaaaaaaatttatgcaaATGTTTACTCATTGTTTAAAAATTTACTACTATTTAAGAAATGTGTACAAGTAATTATAATAAATCTTGTTCTTAATATATTGAGCTttgattttatttaattaatgttttgtattttatgaaaaaagaaaatttctaaaTAGGAAATTGTTGAACTTAGGCCAGCCCCTTTACAAGGGCCAGTCTTGGGCTGTAAACTTTGAAACACAAATGGATTAAACCcaacatttttaaaaaaattttaactgGCCCGGAGCTTGGACATTGCAGAACCCGATCCATTACATCCATTTGACAGGCCTAGACATATAGTATAATTCTAGGATGGTCATTCAAAATGATATACGGTCATTGCCAAGGAAAATATGAAAGTGGaaagtttttaaattataataGGTCTATCGATAAACATTACCGCTCATATAGTTATTTACCATTGTGGTGGTGTTTACTTTATTTATGCAAATCGACATTGACAATTGCTGAGTGGCAGAATGATTTTTATCGAAATTAGATCAACTGCCGTGGATTTACTATATGCGCAACAAGTACCATTCACGCGTACGTTGCACAATTACTAATTAGCCTTGGACAGTTGTTTAACTTAAGGGCATATTCTGGCCCGTTTATAACAAGTTAAAGCAGATCatgctaaaattaaaaagaaaatgttgtAGAAAAACAGGCACCACTGGATTGCTCATTAATCTTTCCAATACACTAAtagatgaatgacaactatgtaaaatttgaatttcaaattcaatttttacaTACGTGTTATGAATTCAATCGTGATAGTGTATGTACTGTCATTGTATATGGGAtttacttgtacttttaaaacCTGCGACACTGTCAAATAGTTACTTTTAACTTTTCATCATCAGTCGAGAACAAGCTTTTTTTGTCATCCTCCAATCTGTCTCTTCATTGTCATTTTGcatctattattattattattcataGCTTTGTTATTCAGTCTTTTGCCACGAAAACTCCGTAAGCGAGAGGAGAAAGAGATCATAGTCCCATATACACCACAACCACAAccgaaagaaaaaatgcaagttATCGAAATGCACCCAAGTCGATTAaccaaagaaaaggagaagacAAGACAGCTTCGAGCGTAACGGCAGAATGAAAATCAACAAATTAACGACACTTCATAAAGCCCATAATTCATCAGAAACCTCAGCTTCAGAAGAAGTGCTCAGCTCTTGATTTCCAGCATCAAAGTAATTCATGGATGCATGCATCAAAGTTTTTGTGGAAATTCGCTTTGTTTGGTTCCGTATACGCCAAACCCCTCCTCGTCACTTTATTGGTAAGTGCACGAGGTTTTTAAGGAAATAGCAACCCCCATTTTCTTAGGGTCCATAACCATTGAACACTGGATCCTTCTGCTGAATTTTGGCTTCACCAATTTGCCCAATACATAAGCTCTTGCACGAACGGTAAAATTCAAGTTGAGTGGCACCGGCGACGTGGGTTTCCCATCTTTACTGCTCAAATCCGCACCCCCTCCATACAGCGGAATGTTACTTCCTTGTAACATTGCTGTTACGGTTCTCTGACTCCTCCTTGACTGATAAAATTTCTTTATCTGCACCACCCATATAAATAAAATTGAACAATTTCGTTTCTAACTTACACGCAATACAAGAACTGAAGATAGATAAaccgccaaaaaaaaaaaaaaaaacttactgTTCCGGTGCCCACAGCGAGTTGCGAAAAAGAGAGATCTAGAGGTGTAGATGTTACGTGCACCCCAAAGAATGTACCCTTGTTGCGGAAAATTAGCTTTAGTGTAGAATTCGTGGTCACCATCTCGGTGGCTACTCCGGAGCCATCTGAGCCAGCTTGAACTATAAATTGATCGAATGAAATACTCTGAAGATCcagtttgaaaacaaaaaaagaaaactctGAAGATCCAATAAATTAAATCGTTTATAACAACAACAACAGTAATAAAATGATActgaacaagaaaaagaaaaaaactccTTGTATATCGAAATACTTATAGGTTGCacaattttcaaaaatatatatattatttaagaGTATAAATAGATGTAGTCGGACATCATGATCATACGAGTTAAAGCATCTAAATATGATTGGCCAGCTCATGTACATTTAGCTGACTCAACGTAAATGGCAGTTGTCCCATCAAAATTCACTAACTCGTTCAGTATTCTTATATTAGTCGAAACTTGTGGAAGAAGACgacgaaaagaaaaagacgAGAAGAGGATAAGATTAGATGCTTCAAGTTACTGAGATTAAATTCTGACCTTCATTGTAACGATTGGCTTCTGATTTCGGCTGGCACCCCATAAGatcaaagaaaaaaaggtaAACAGCACAAAGAATCCGACGACGAAAGCAAGAACGTAGCAGCGGCGAGGGATGCCCCTACGTCCACCTTCTTCATCAAGAAGTCCCTCCTCTTCAATGGCATCAAACTCTTTCCACTGCTTCTCTTCCCCCTTGAGGCGATGATGGTGTCTCCTTGGCCCATTACTCGACTTCTGCGAGCCGGGTTTCAGCGAACCAGAGAACCTAGTGGAGGAGGAGTCACGAGAATGGCGGCCCGGCGAGCCAACTGGGCTGAGGGCGGCCGGCGTGGAATGGAAAGAATTGGTAGTCTTCTCCCCGTCATGGGAGTCCCGTGATGGGCTCTGAACATAGTAGACCGGCCGGTTTGGGGACGATGTCGCGAGGCTCGTCACCTCTGAATCTGTTTTAGCATGCATTGACACGGTTGGTTTTGTGATCGGTACTTTTAGCTGAGGAAAAAAGTTCTAGGTTTTGTTTCAATTGCTCTTCGGTTTATCTTCAGAATTTAGAGAATCAAGGACCGGGAACAAGAAGGAAAGAACAGAGAACAGATCTCACCGCCCTCTCACAAGCCACAGCTCACTCATTCCCCATGTCTAGAAAGTCCAACACCACGTTatgttttgtttgtttattgCCATATTTTAACCCTTGCGTGTAAGGACAATTAATTGGGGTGCTAGGGCTACAGAGGGTATCGAACccacaagaaaacaaaatgccaGTTGTAATTTTGTATTCTATACGGTCGTCGGTAGGTCGCTACTGCCACTCTCagtttttttaatttcttctcagGAATTTCTTTGATAGAAAAGGACCAGTTTGTTTTGCCCTGAACAAGATTGAACATTGTACAACTCCCCCAAACAGAAAAGTGAAGGATCTAtcttcaaaactgaaaatttcgcCCCTAGATGACTTCTTTCGCTTGCCCTACCTTTTGAGGCTATCTGGTTACCGAGTCAATTCAGTAGATTGAGTGATGTTAATCAATCATCTTACCAAGAAACAGGCTGTATTACTGTAGATCAAGAAAGACGAGATGCCAATACACGACTCGAGTAGAGACTTTGGGAGGCATGACGTTTCAACGGAGTCTTTATCAAAGGTAAATGATGTGGTTTCATATTAGACAGCGAACTAAACTTCAGACACGGTACTTGGACAGACGATCCGGAGAACTAATTAATAAAATCTCAGTGGACAATTCTTTTTGACCGAAAAAGacatcaataattataaatatttttggtGTTCCAACTGCTCTTCGCATGCTCCCctctgcaaattttttttttagataagagattatttgaaatattatttagaataattactgcatcacttttttat
This portion of the Coffea eugenioides isolate CCC68of chromosome 11, Ceug_1.0, whole genome shotgun sequence genome encodes:
- the LOC113753957 gene encoding uncharacterized protein LOC113753957, which codes for MHAKTDSEVTSLATSSPNRPVYYVQSPSRDSHDGEKTTNSFHSTPAALSPVGSPGRHSRDSSSTRFSGSLKPGSQKSSNGPRRHHHRLKGEEKQWKEFDAIEEEGLLDEEGGRRGIPRRCYVLAFVVGFFVLFTFFSLILWGASRNQKPIVTMKSISFDQFIVQAGSDGSGVATEMVTTNSTLKLIFRNKGTFFGVHVTSTPLDLSFSQLAVGTGTIKKFYQSRRSQRTVTAMLQGSNIPLYGGGADLSSKDGKPTSPVPLNLNFTVRARAYVLGKLVKPKFSRRIQCSMVMDPKKMGVAISLKTSCTYQ
- the LOC113753956 gene encoding mitogen-activated protein kinase kinase kinase 17; translated protein: MEWVRGDILGHGSFGTVSLAKPGSSRSSCHNIPELMAVKSCGVSSSASLLNEKEVLDGFKDCPEIIQCYGDGHSFENGEKLYNVFLEYASGGTLADKLNNSCDHRLPEDEVRRYTRGILRGLRRVHENGFVHCDIKLQNILLGQDGAVKIGDFGLAKKDAAEKVGCELRGTPLYMSPEMVAGGDQSSPADIWALGCLVAEMFTGVPAWRCSDVAALLMRIGVGDEVPEIPGKLSEEGKDFVGKCFVKDPKERWTAEMLLDHPFVCDHDDPGTVTFKEVPSTSPRSAFDFPDWVSQQSSLTFSITSLSAPESQSWVDGPELNTFDGSWSNSPAKRLQGLVNDHQLEWFGSDDWTVR